One stretch of Cyanobacterium stanieri LEGE 03274 DNA includes these proteins:
- a CDS encoding chemotaxis protein CheW produces MSSPSSFTKLQELLPQLFQRSALTGSLYLRCRLGVSDTFLISMEYVRESLLLEGNHITPVPQMSSFVMGLMTSRERVFCVVDLPQLMGLSSLPTYSRQYHLVVISISSFLPNYSGDDDLFLGLAVNQVEGITRVDTDKILGLTDVQHLLTREKVSYWFSFDSYVQGWVTSNQQPLAVLNLESIIKATR; encoded by the coding sequence ATGTCTTCTCCTTCTTCATTTACCAAACTGCAGGAATTATTACCCCAATTATTTCAACGTAGCGCCTTAACGGGTAGTTTATATTTGCGTTGTCGGTTGGGGGTAAGTGATACTTTTTTGATTTCCATGGAATATGTGAGGGAATCTTTGCTTTTGGAGGGAAATCATATTACCCCTGTGCCTCAGATGTCGTCTTTTGTGATGGGGTTAATGACTTCTCGGGAGAGGGTTTTTTGTGTGGTAGATTTACCGCAGTTGATGGGGCTTTCTTCTTTACCGACTTATTCTCGGCAATATCATTTGGTGGTTATTTCTATATCTTCTTTTTTGCCTAATTATTCTGGTGATGATGATTTATTTTTAGGTTTAGCGGTAAATCAAGTGGAGGGTATTACCAGAGTTGATACGGATAAAATTCTTGGTTTAACGGATGTGCAACATCTTTTGACTAGGGAAAAGGTTAGTTATTGGTTTAGCTTTGATTCCTATGTGCAAGGATGGGTAACATCGAATCAACAACCTTTAGCGGTGTTAAATCTTGAGTCTATTATTAAGGCTACTCGGTGA
- the gghA gene encoding glucosylglycerol hydrolase produces the protein METKTKTNISLVESETRKLINKIKKIEKSSNTVFEENQEVATYLGANYREDGLTQIGFWTPQLLREVMHLNEIYLEVFTPTEDIKVKDLLSSKTNTIEVRRDCVFLKKRGKFFWGIIEGMKPGTRETLGSFYWLRYRNPYGQIEIIRDPLAHSLPFGVFAPAELYDMGKLEKERTDLDYFKLTGSNDEENIPRTSSPVNILQLHVGTASPDGTLAGLSKIYQDIGEKIKHNQPLEPHEEHYIGYDAIQLLPIEPTIEYRKDLSQDSRLFEIVEECCGIAPKSIPEGDDIFNSIEGIKVKLTHPNTQGWGYDVPIIGASATSPSILASLRPDELYDFIGVLHNFPTKPIALIYDLVYGHADNQAELLINNQFFKGPNMYGQDLNHQLPMVRSILLEMQRRKINTGADGIRVDGGQDFRFFNPLTGRVEQDDQYLLAMSDLVQEVGGYKRLLFTIFEDGRPWPEEGWETKSTYMDLINLKPDSYQWGPLIFAHNTPSIKGFWRKKWQRVCEVMYQGQNWITGCGNHDTLRRGSQVDTRLEINWRLGETLNDVIRGAYDNPAVSMWVYGFSPGLPMDFINVLMHAPWMFFRNTDEEYGVKVVSEEVGFLDWQMTEERYHREDAFCRMKSLGFDKLEQLREFTHALNASMIARNYDLQEVVKVCQLCFDDGACNIEEMKEMKESNMIAFCQNLDIDNLKKWALMFMEDCFEICNVSHYTKMVDPALANYNLHLRQLRSRNPWLGKSLHGGDRFNKIEDDDATIFYGVRSHPKMTDKKIVMVANMEGQKVEINLLDWLQLDPTEWKIELTTPNLPEIEDIKDLNHIILGQSQGVLLTPNL, from the coding sequence GTGGAAACCAAAACAAAAACTAACATCAGTCTCGTAGAATCAGAAACGAGAAAACTAATCAATAAAATCAAAAAAATAGAAAAATCATCCAACACGGTTTTTGAAGAAAATCAGGAAGTAGCCACCTATCTAGGAGCTAATTATCGAGAAGATGGACTAACCCAGATCGGTTTTTGGACACCGCAACTACTTAGGGAGGTAATGCACCTTAACGAAATTTATTTAGAAGTATTCACCCCCACCGAAGATATAAAAGTAAAAGATCTTTTGTCCTCAAAAACTAACACCATCGAAGTAAGGCGAGACTGCGTTTTTCTTAAAAAAAGAGGCAAATTTTTCTGGGGCATCATCGAAGGCATGAAACCAGGTACAAGGGAAACCCTCGGTTCATTTTATTGGCTCAGGTATCGCAACCCCTACGGACAAATTGAAATTATTAGAGATCCCCTCGCCCACTCCTTACCCTTTGGGGTGTTTGCCCCTGCGGAGTTGTATGACATGGGTAAACTGGAAAAGGAAAGAACCGATCTCGATTATTTTAAACTCACGGGGAGCAATGATGAAGAAAATATCCCCCGTACTTCTTCCCCTGTGAATATTTTACAACTTCATGTGGGTACTGCTTCCCCTGATGGTACTTTGGCAGGATTAAGCAAAATCTATCAAGATATTGGGGAAAAAATTAAGCATAATCAGCCGTTGGAACCCCATGAGGAGCATTATATCGGCTATGATGCCATTCAACTACTACCCATCGAACCCACCATTGAATATAGAAAAGATTTAAGCCAAGATAGTAGATTATTCGAGATAGTGGAAGAATGTTGTGGTATTGCTCCAAAAAGTATTCCTGAAGGGGATGACATTTTTAATAGTATTGAAGGTATTAAAGTTAAACTAACTCATCCTAATACCCAAGGATGGGGTTATGATGTACCCATTATTGGTGCTAGTGCCACTAGCCCTTCTATATTAGCTAGTTTACGTCCTGATGAATTATATGACTTCATTGGGGTGTTACATAATTTTCCCACTAAACCGATCGCCCTTATTTATGATTTAGTATATGGTCATGCAGATAACCAGGCGGAATTATTAATTAATAATCAATTTTTCAAAGGGCCCAATATGTATGGGCAAGACTTAAACCACCAACTACCCATGGTTAGGTCGATTTTATTGGAAATGCAAAGAAGAAAAATCAACACAGGGGCTGATGGTATTCGGGTTGATGGAGGTCAAGATTTTCGCTTTTTTAACCCCCTTACAGGTAGGGTAGAACAAGATGATCAATATCTTCTGGCTATGAGTGATTTAGTGCAAGAAGTTGGAGGTTATAAGAGATTACTATTCACCATCTTTGAAGATGGACGCCCCTGGCCAGAGGAGGGGTGGGAAACTAAATCTACTTACATGGATTTAATTAACCTTAAGCCTGATTCCTATCAATGGGGGCCTTTAATTTTTGCCCACAATACCCCTAGTATTAAGGGTTTTTGGCGTAAAAAATGGCAGAGGGTATGTGAGGTAATGTATCAGGGGCAAAACTGGATTACAGGCTGTGGTAACCATGATACTTTACGCCGTGGTAGTCAGGTAGATACACGTTTAGAAATTAATTGGCGTTTGGGGGAAACCCTTAATGATGTGATTCGGGGAGCTTATGATAATCCTGCGGTGTCTATGTGGGTATATGGTTTTAGCCCAGGTTTACCCATGGATTTTATTAATGTTTTGATGCACGCACCTTGGATGTTTTTCCGTAATACCGATGAGGAATATGGAGTTAAGGTGGTTTCTGAGGAAGTGGGCTTTTTAGATTGGCAGATGACGGAGGAGCGTTACCACCGAGAGGATGCTTTTTGTCGGATGAAGTCTTTGGGGTTTGATAAGTTGGAACAACTACGGGAGTTTACCCATGCCCTCAATGCTAGTATGATTGCCCGTAATTATGATCTTCAAGAGGTGGTGAAGGTATGTCAACTTTGTTTTGATGATGGGGCTTGTAATATTGAGGAAATGAAGGAGATGAAGGAAAGCAATATGATTGCGTTTTGCCAAAATCTTGATATTGATAATCTCAAAAAATGGGCTTTAATGTTTATGGAGGACTGTTTTGAAATTTGTAATGTTTCCCATTACACTAAGATGGTTGATCCTGCCCTTGCTAATTATAATCTGCATTTACGGCAGTTGCGCTCTCGTAATCCTTGGCTTGGTAAAAGTTTACATGGGGGCGATCGATTTAATAAGATTGAAGATGATGACGCTACGATTTTTTATGGGGTGCGATCGCATCCTAAAATGACGGACAAAAAAATTGTCATGGTAGCCAATATGGAAGGACAAAAAGTCGAAATCAACCTTCTCGATTGGTTACAATTAGATCCGACGGAATGGAAAATTGAATTAACTACCCCAAATCTTCCCGAAATTGAAGATATAAAGGACTTAAACCATATTATTCTTGGTCAAAGTCAGGGGGTATTATTAACCCCTAATTTATAA
- a CDS encoding FAD-dependent oxidoreductase: MASKILILGGGFGGLYTALRLQELDWEGDFPEITLVDKGDRFLFSPLLYELVTEEMQSWEVAPYYTELLEDSKINFIQDTVTGINLEQKTVTLQHNHTLEYDRLVVAFGGTTPSQTVTGAKDYALPFRTLDDAYALKEKLRQLENSEQEKIRVAIVGGGYSGVELAVKIADRLQERGKIRIIDRGDRILKQSPEFNRKTAEKALSDRKIWLDLDTEITKIEANQISLQYKNVVDTIPVDIVLWTVGTKPVKILDGLSLPQNQQGKLTINQELQVENYPEIFALGDLVESLDSDGNILPSTAQVAFQQSDYCAWNIWASLQEKPLLPFRYQPLGEMIALGIDNATLSGLGISLDGGLAYLARRFVYLYRLPTPKHQLKVGLSWLSTPFINLLSS; encoded by the coding sequence GTGGCAAGTAAAATATTGATTCTCGGTGGTGGATTTGGGGGGCTTTATACTGCCCTAAGATTACAGGAGTTAGATTGGGAAGGGGATTTTCCTGAAATTACTTTGGTGGATAAGGGCGATCGCTTCTTATTTTCTCCCTTACTATATGAATTAGTAACCGAAGAAATGCAAAGTTGGGAGGTAGCCCCCTATTACACGGAATTATTAGAAGATAGCAAAATTAACTTTATCCAAGACACCGTTACAGGGATAAACCTCGAACAAAAAACCGTCACCCTACAACATAACCATACCCTAGAATATGATCGTTTGGTGGTGGCTTTTGGTGGTACTACCCCTTCTCAAACCGTTACGGGGGCAAAAGATTATGCCTTACCTTTCCGCACCCTCGATGATGCTTATGCCCTCAAAGAAAAATTAAGACAATTAGAAAACTCCGAGCAAGAAAAAATTCGAGTTGCCATCGTCGGTGGTGGTTATAGTGGTGTAGAATTGGCGGTAAAAATAGCCGATCGCCTCCAGGAACGTGGTAAAATTAGAATTATAGATAGGGGCGATCGCATCCTCAAACAATCCCCCGAATTTAACCGTAAAACCGCCGAAAAAGCCCTTAGTGATAGAAAAATATGGCTAGACTTAGACACCGAAATCACTAAAATAGAAGCCAATCAAATATCCCTACAATATAAAAATGTAGTCGATACCATTCCCGTTGACATAGTATTATGGACAGTCGGCACAAAACCAGTAAAAATATTAGATGGTCTTAGCTTACCCCAAAACCAACAAGGAAAACTAACCATCAACCAAGAATTACAAGTAGAAAACTATCCCGAAATCTTCGCCCTCGGAGACTTAGTAGAATCCCTCGACAGTGATGGTAATATTCTACCCTCCACCGCCCAAGTTGCTTTCCAACAATCAGACTACTGCGCTTGGAATATTTGGGCATCTCTCCAAGAAAAACCCCTCTTACCCTTCCGTTATCAACCCCTTGGCGAAATGATAGCCCTAGGCATAGATAACGCCACCCTGAGCGGTTTAGGCATATCTTTAGATGGTGGTTTGGCTTATTTAGCCCGTCGATTTGTGTATTTATATCGTTTACCTACCCCAAAACATCAATTAAAAGTGGGTTTAAGTTGGTTAAGTACACCTTTTATAAATTTACTTTCTTCTTAA
- the lysS gene encoding lysine--tRNA ligase, whose protein sequence is MFWADKIAASSHQEELVNDSKTPSGRVHVGSVRGVIIHDVMYRALKRAGKPVKFTYGVDDYDALDTVPHYLDQEKFAPYLGYPLCNVPSPDEKSSDYAKYFMEEFLEVFDYLGVKAEIYYLRDLYRSGKMNPYIDTFLKNAQGIKDVYLSVSKSDRPENWYPFQVVCEKCGKIATTVTTDYNGSEVFYTCKEDATDWVKGCGHSGWVSPFDGNGKLPWKVEWVAKWNLIGVTMEMAGKDHSQKGGSRDVANAISRKVLGKQPPFHSPYEFILVNGTKMSSSKGVGSSAKDMADLLPPEILRFLMLKTQPKTVINFAPNYDNITRLFRDYDNLLNTYVKLKEENENVELDKTLLPLFYSQLDEEIKPFYTFDISTLISLLQVPHLDIVEEVKKRAEVELTDYDWVKINERIAIARKWLADYADEEEKLVIYFDSIPEIVSELTDDQITYLEKLKETLTTLEKWEGEELQTALFTAMKQLGFKPNVAFPAVYYSFLGKEKGPKAGYLLSYLDKDFVLKRLEEVINK, encoded by the coding sequence ATGTTTTGGGCGGATAAAATAGCGGCAAGTTCCCACCAAGAAGAATTAGTAAATGACTCCAAAACCCCTTCAGGTAGAGTTCATGTAGGCTCTGTGCGGGGGGTTATTATTCATGATGTGATGTATCGGGCTTTAAAAAGAGCTGGTAAACCCGTAAAATTTACCTATGGGGTGGATGATTATGATGCCCTTGATACTGTACCCCATTATTTAGATCAAGAAAAGTTTGCTCCTTATCTGGGTTATCCCCTCTGTAATGTGCCTTCTCCTGATGAGAAAAGCAGTGATTATGCAAAATATTTTATGGAGGAGTTTTTAGAGGTTTTTGATTATTTGGGAGTTAAGGCAGAAATTTATTATTTAAGGGATTTATACCGCTCGGGAAAAATGAATCCTTATATCGATACTTTCTTGAAAAATGCTCAAGGAATTAAGGATGTTTATTTGAGCGTAAGTAAGTCCGATCGCCCTGAAAACTGGTATCCTTTTCAAGTAGTGTGCGAAAAATGTGGTAAGATTGCTACCACAGTAACCACTGACTACAATGGCTCGGAAGTTTTTTACACTTGTAAGGAAGACGCTACGGATTGGGTAAAAGGCTGTGGACATTCTGGCTGGGTATCTCCTTTTGATGGTAATGGTAAGTTGCCTTGGAAGGTGGAATGGGTTGCGAAGTGGAATTTGATTGGTGTCACCATGGAGATGGCTGGAAAAGACCATTCCCAGAAGGGCGGCTCGAGGGATGTGGCCAATGCTATTTCCCGTAAGGTTTTGGGCAAACAACCTCCTTTCCATTCTCCCTATGAATTTATTTTGGTCAATGGTACTAAAATGAGTTCGTCTAAGGGTGTGGGTTCTAGTGCGAAGGATATGGCGGATTTGTTACCTCCTGAAATTTTGCGGTTTTTAATGTTAAAAACTCAGCCAAAAACGGTAATTAATTTTGCTCCTAATTATGATAATATCACTCGTTTATTTAGGGATTATGATAATCTTTTAAATACTTATGTAAAACTAAAAGAGGAAAATGAAAATGTCGAGTTAGATAAAACTTTATTACCTTTATTTTATTCTCAATTAGATGAAGAAATTAAGCCTTTTTATACTTTTGATATTAGTACCTTGATTTCTTTATTACAAGTTCCCCATCTTGATATTGTGGAGGAGGTCAAAAAACGGGCTGAGGTGGAATTGACTGATTATGATTGGGTTAAGATTAATGAACGCATTGCGATCGCCCGTAAATGGTTAGCTGATTATGCTGATGAGGAAGAAAAATTAGTTATTTATTTTGACTCTATTCCTGAAATTGTCTCGGAATTAACGGATGATCAAATCACTTATTTAGAAAAATTAAAGGAAACTTTAACTACCCTTGAAAAATGGGAAGGAGAGGAGTTACAAACTGCTTTATTTACAGCAATGAAACAATTAGGATTTAAACCTAATGTGGCTTTTCCTGCGGTTTATTATAGCTTTTTAGGCAAAGAAAAAGGGCCGAAGGCTGGTTATTTGTTATCCTATTTAGATAAGGATTTTGTGTTAAAAAGACTAGAAGAAGTTATTAATAAGTAG
- a CDS encoding response regulator, with the protein MTSILLVDDLKSELDLLNEYLTSAGYQVTTASDGKEALSMVVETKPDAIVTDWMMPNMGGLDLCRQLKKNPDTAKIPVVACTAKNAKVDRMWAEKQGVKAYVVKPCTKEEIIDAVKNALV; encoded by the coding sequence ATGACAAGTATTTTACTGGTAGATGACCTCAAATCGGAACTAGATTTACTGAATGAATATCTCACATCAGCGGGTTATCAGGTAACTACGGCTAGTGATGGTAAAGAGGCTCTTTCGATGGTAGTAGAAACGAAACCAGATGCCATTGTTACTGATTGGATGATGCCCAATATGGGGGGTTTAGATTTGTGTCGTCAACTGAAAAAAAATCCTGATACTGCTAAAATTCCCGTGGTGGCTTGTACAGCAAAAAATGCCAAGGTAGATAGGATGTGGGCAGAAAAACAAGGGGTAAAAGCCTATGTGGTTAAGCCTTGCACCAAGGAAGAAATTATTGATGCTGTAAAAAACGCCCTGGTTTAA
- a CDS encoding YccF domain-containing protein, translating into MSLIGNIIWLIFGGFLSGLGYIIGGLTTCLTIVGIPFGVQAIKLGVATMTPFGRRDYVSPDYSNTVNTIFNVIWLLLFGWEIAISHLVHGLILAITIIGLPFAKQHFKLIPIALFPFGRELR; encoded by the coding sequence ATGAGTTTAATCGGTAATATTATTTGGTTAATTTTTGGAGGTTTTTTAAGCGGATTAGGTTATATTATCGGAGGTTTAACCACTTGCCTTACCATTGTGGGCATTCCCTTTGGCGTTCAAGCCATTAAGCTAGGGGTTGCCACCATGACTCCCTTTGGCAGACGTGACTATGTTTCCCCCGACTATTCCAACACTGTCAACACCATTTTTAATGTAATTTGGTTATTGTTATTTGGTTGGGAAATTGCCATTTCTCACCTTGTCCATGGTCTAATTTTAGCCATTACCATTATTGGTTTACCCTTTGCAAAACAACACTTTAAGCTCATTCCCATCGCCCTATTTCCCTTTGGTAGAGAGTTAAGGTAA
- a CDS encoding lipopolysaccharide assembly protein LapA domain-containing protein has product MKTFSSLIITLIISFWIIILPIFAIQNVAPISLSFFGFQSISIPLGIMVSFSVASGFIGGALLPLFFSSVNRKKKLKNNNKKKSNKFVRDWELEEEEDDPIFDW; this is encoded by the coding sequence ATGAAAACATTTAGTAGTTTAATTATCACATTAATTATTTCATTTTGGATTATTATTTTACCCATTTTTGCCATTCAAAATGTAGCTCCTATTAGTTTAAGTTTTTTTGGTTTTCAATCAATTTCTATTCCTCTTGGTATCATGGTTTCATTTTCTGTGGCTAGTGGTTTTATTGGTGGAGCTTTACTACCGTTATTTTTTAGTTCAGTAAATAGAAAGAAAAAATTAAAAAATAATAATAAGAAAAAATCCAATAAATTTGTCAGAGATTGGGAATTAGAGGAGGAAGAAGACGATCCCATATTTGATTGGTAG